From a region of the Microterricola gilva genome:
- a CDS encoding GntR family transcriptional regulator codes for MLIRIDPTLSMPLFEQLATSIRASIIDGRLSVGERLLPARQLAEALDINVHTVLRAYQILREEGLLDMRPGRGAIVAGRIGQHAALAGAIHDLVDEAKLRNISESALLSLIREAYK; via the coding sequence GTGCTGATTCGCATCGACCCCACTCTCTCCATGCCGCTGTTCGAGCAGCTGGCGACGAGCATCCGCGCCTCGATCATCGACGGCCGACTCAGTGTCGGCGAGCGGTTGCTGCCGGCGCGGCAACTCGCGGAGGCGCTCGACATCAACGTGCACACCGTGCTGCGGGCCTACCAGATCCTCCGGGAGGAGGGGTTGCTGGACATGCGTCCTGGCCGCGGGGCGATCGTCGCCGGCCGCATCGGCCAGCACGCCGCGCTCGCCGGCGCCATCCACGACCTGGTCGACGAGGCCAAACTCCGCAACATTTCCGAGAGTGCTCTGCTCTCGCTCATCCGAGAGGCTTACAAGTGA